The DNA segment GTAACCGACGAAGAATTAAAGGTAGAGCGAGTTTTAAAGCAAGCTTTAGAGTCGATAAACGTCAAAGTTGAAGAATTTTGGGAATCAACCCTTTATTTACCCAAAGATTTACCTTTTGAAATTTCAGAAATACCCGAACTCTACACCAATTTTCGCAAACAGGTAGAGAAGCACTCGACAATCGAGCGATCGCTACCAGTACCAGAGAAATTACCCCAACTCCCAGAAGTAGAATTAGGAGAAATTCCCACTCTGGCAGATTTGGGTGTCGAAACACCTGAATTTGATAATCGCGCCGTTTTAAAATTTAAAGGAGGCGAAACTGAAGCGATCGCCAGACTAGAACACTACTTTTGGGAGGCAGACTGTCTTAAGGAATATAAAGAAACTCGCAACGGGATGTTAGGTGCTAACTATTCTTCTAAATTTTCTCCCTGGCTGGCAAACGGCAGTATTTCTCCCCGCTATATCTACGATCGCGTGCGAGAGTACGAAAGCGAACGAGTTAAAAACAATTCTACTTATTGGCTGATTTTTGAATTAATTTGGCGCGACTTTTTTCGCTTTATTTGTGCCAAACACGGTAACAAAATTTTTAGAGTTTCTGGTTTGCAGGGTATTGACATTCCCTGGAAAGAAGACTGGGACAGATTCGATCTTTGGCGAGAAGGCAAAACTGGCTATCCCTTAGTAGATGCCAACATGAAAGAGATAGCTGCTACGGGTTTTATGTCCAATCGTGGCAGACAAAATGTTGCCAGTTTTCTGACTAAAAATCTAGGTATTAACTGGCAGATGGGTGCCGAGTGGTTTGAATCATTACTGATAGACTACGACGTTTGCAGTAATTGGGGTAACTGGAACTATACTGCAGGGGTAGGCAATGACGCTCGCGGGTTTCGCTATTTTAATATTCCCAAGCAGACCAAAGATTAC comes from the Myxosarcina sp. GI1 genome and includes:
- a CDS encoding DASH family cryptochrome, with product MAQQRILIWHRNDLRLHDRKTLNKALQTEALIFPVYCFDPRQFGTTAFGFPKTGKYRARFLLESVEDLRNSLQKLDSNLIVRRGLPEEVIPTLARSLDIDTVYYQQEVTDEELKVERVLKQALESINVKVEEFWESTLYLPKDLPFEISEIPELYTNFRKQVEKHSTIERSLPVPEKLPQLPEVELGEIPTLADLGVETPEFDNRAVLKFKGGETEAIARLEHYFWEADCLKEYKETRNGMLGANYSSKFSPWLANGSISPRYIYDRVREYESERVKNNSTYWLIFELIWRDFFRFICAKHGNKIFRVSGLQGIDIPWKEDWDRFDLWREGKTGYPLVDANMKEIAATGFMSNRGRQNVASFLTKNLGINWQMGAEWFESLLIDYDVCSNWGNWNYTAGVGNDARGFRYFNIPKQTKDYDPQGEYIKHWLPELATLPGDKIREPYKLSSEEQKRYGVRLGVDYPRPVVDFFKSVKANEKIYSSAVSKN